Proteins encoded within one genomic window of Macrotis lagotis isolate mMagLag1 chromosome 3, bilby.v1.9.chrom.fasta, whole genome shotgun sequence:
- the LOC141516976 gene encoding olfactory receptor 4P4-like codes for MESHNNVTEFILLGLLMNKEMKIMCFSIFLTCYLAIFLGNFIIFITITYSHLIHQPMYYFLWHLSFMDPCFTSTVVPRLIRDLIASRKTISFNCCMTQLFTSHFLGGVEIFILVLMAFDRYVAICKPLHYMAIVNRKRCNMLILLAWVVAFWHAGAQLFMILKLPFCGPNQIDHYMCDSKPLLKLACTDTHVASFLVIANTGIVVLATFLVLVASYIIILYHLRNHSAEGRRKALSTCASHVMVVVLFFVPCIVIYIPPPNSLNNDKEFSVFFTVIAPMLNPLIYTLRNAEMKNAMRKVWYRELNTLLK; via the coding sequence ATGGAAAGTCATAATAATGTCACTGAATTTATACTCCTGGGACTGCTCATGAACAAGGAAATGAAGATAAtgtgtttttccattttcttgacTTGTTACTTAGCAATTTTCCTGGGGAATTTCATTATCTTCATCACCATCACATACAGCCATCTGATACATCAACCCATGTACTATTTTCTTTGGCACTTGTCCTTCATGGATCCATGCTTCACTTCCACTGTAGTTCCCAGGCTGATCAGGGACTTAATTGCCTCAAGGAAGACTATCTCATTCAACTGTTGCATGACCCAACTTTTCACTTCTCACTTCCTGGGAGGTGTGGAGATATTCATTCTAGTATTAATGGCCTTTGATCGCTATGTTGCCATCTGCAAACCCTTACACTACATGGCAATTGTCAACAGGAAGAGATGTAACATGCTGATCCTACTTGCATGGGTGGTGGCATTTTGGCATGCTGGTGCCCAACTATTCATGATCCTGAAGTTGCCATTCTGTGGGCCAAATCAAATAGATCACTATATGTGTGATTCAAAACCCCTCTTAAAGCTTGCCTGCACAGACACACATGTTGCTAGTTTTTTAGTCATTGCTAATACTGGAATAGTTGTCTTGGCAACCTTTCTCGTTTTGGTGGCATCTTATATCATCATATTATATCACCTTAGGAATCATTCAGCTGAAGGCCGGCgtaaagctctctctacctgtgCTTCCCATGTCatggttgttgttttgttttttgtacctTGTATTGTCATTTATATCCCCCCTCCCAATTCCCTAAATAATGACAAAGAattctcagtttttttcactGTCATTGCGCCTATGTTGAATCCCCTCATCTATACACTGAGAAATGCAGAAATGAAGAATGCAATGAGAAAAGTGTGGTACAGAGAATTGAATACTTtattgaaataa